A stretch of the Thiocystis violascens DSM 198 genome encodes the following:
- a CDS encoding tRNA 2-thiocytidine(32) synthetase TtcA, translating to MSIPIPNSLKPPKSLLRLVGRAIADFRMIGAGDRILLGVSGGKDSLSLLQILRHLRTYAPVRFDLAVLTVDPEVPGFDPRSLKDYYDTLGIPWHYEQQPLMEQAREHMDGDSFCAYCSRMKRGIMYRICREQGYNVLALGQHLDDLAESLLMSLFHGGQLRTMKAHYTNQEGDVRVIRPLVYCRERQTADYAVRAGLPVIPDSCPACFSMPTRREHMKVLLAREEAGHGHLFANILHAIRPIMTEGGLPEPGWPQTAAPGLDTAAG from the coding sequence ATGAGCATACCCATCCCCAACTCTCTCAAGCCACCCAAATCGCTGCTCCGTCTGGTCGGACGCGCGATCGCTGATTTTCGCATGATCGGCGCGGGTGACCGGATTCTGCTCGGCGTCTCCGGCGGCAAGGATTCGCTCTCGCTGCTCCAGATCCTCCGTCATCTGCGCACCTATGCGCCGGTGCGTTTCGACCTCGCCGTGCTGACCGTCGACCCGGAGGTGCCGGGCTTCGATCCCCGCTCGCTCAAGGACTATTACGACACCCTCGGCATCCCCTGGCATTACGAACAGCAACCGCTGATGGAACAGGCCCGGGAGCACATGGACGGAGATTCCTTCTGCGCCTATTGCTCGCGCATGAAGCGCGGCATCATGTACCGCATCTGCCGCGAACAGGGCTACAACGTCCTCGCGCTCGGGCAACATCTGGACGACCTGGCCGAGAGCCTGCTGATGTCGCTGTTCCACGGCGGCCAACTGCGGACCATGAAGGCCCATTACACCAACCAGGAAGGCGACGTCCGCGTCATCCGCCCGCTGGTCTACTGTCGCGAGCGTCAGACCGCCGACTATGCCGTGCGGGCCGGCCTGCCGGTCATTCCGGATTCCTGTCCCGCCTGTTTCTCCATGCCGACCCGGCGCGAACACATGAAGGTGCTGCTCGCCCGCGAGGAGGCCGGGCATGGCCATCTGTTCGCCAACATCCTGCACGCGATCCGTCCGATCATGACCGAGGGTGGATTGCCGGAGCCGGGCTGGCCCCAGACGGCTGCGCCAGGCCTGGACACGGCGGCTGGCTAA
- a CDS encoding DUF2442 domain-containing protein gives MSLLAHGNSISNVEVTNISTHGVWLLAHEKELFMSYDDFPWFKEKTVKSIINVEEQSLDHFYWPDLDVDLTREIIEHPERFPLKSKST, from the coding sequence ATGAGCTTGTTAGCGCATGGCAACAGCATTTCAAATGTGGAAGTCACTAACATTTCCACGCATGGGGTATGGCTGCTAGCCCATGAAAAAGAATTATTTATGTCATATGATGATTTTCCATGGTTTAAAGAAAAGACCGTCAAATCAATCATAAATGTAGAAGAGCAATCGCTTGATCATTTTTATTGGCCCGATTTGGATGTTGATTTAACTAGAGAAATTATTGAGCATCCAGAACGATTTCCACTTAAGTCAAAAAGCACATAA
- a CDS encoding alpha/beta hydrolase, whose translation MGKYVKRQTPRAMPNAARVAHFAKDLQQPFLVAGCRGETTQQNDRPRFDIHSQFRFATGGLDQFRDKHLVVFTHGYNNLPDDALRSAKEFFGKLHDSIMRDGTDPASCVYLLFTWPGDTGPVFFNTAQEYAHLSGVALYNLLSESQTTAAPQSISLVSHSLGAHVVLRCLAVLGERFFREKSTLRVDHSLLLAAAVEDDVFHNPERLEEYHFPEAAFGVSNLHISTSRADEVLGGAFRVNEHDAALGFKGPESMSPLASLARRVDEVSNGQARFRFEIHDFSPNSATIMNPALHVYDHGGYWANPEQTNYYVNLIHANAG comes from the coding sequence ATGGGCAAATATGTCAAACGTCAAACCCCGCGCGCCATGCCAAACGCGGCACGGGTCGCTCACTTCGCCAAGGATCTGCAACAGCCTTTCCTGGTGGCGGGATGCCGGGGCGAGACGACGCAGCAGAACGATCGGCCGCGTTTCGACATCCACAGCCAATTCCGCTTTGCGACGGGCGGTCTCGATCAATTCCGGGACAAACACCTGGTGGTTTTCACCCACGGCTATAACAACCTGCCGGACGACGCACTCCGCTCGGCCAAGGAGTTTTTCGGCAAGCTCCATGATTCGATCATGCGGGATGGAACCGATCCCGCGTCCTGTGTCTATCTGCTCTTTACCTGGCCTGGCGATACCGGTCCAGTTTTTTTCAACACCGCTCAGGAATATGCCCATCTCTCCGGGGTGGCGCTCTACAATTTATTGAGCGAATCCCAAACCACCGCCGCCCCGCAATCCATCTCGCTGGTGTCCCATTCGCTGGGCGCGCATGTGGTGCTGCGTTGTCTGGCGGTGCTGGGGGAGCGCTTCTTTCGGGAGAAGTCGACCTTGCGCGTCGATCATTCCCTGTTGCTCGCCGCCGCCGTCGAGGACGATGTCTTTCATAACCCCGAGCGCCTGGAGGAATATCACTTTCCGGAGGCCGCCTTTGGGGTGTCCAACCTGCACATCTCTACCTCGCGCGCGGATGAGGTTTTGGGCGGAGCGTTTCGCGTCAACGAGCACGATGCAGCCTTGGGTTTCAAAGGCCCGGAGTCCATGTCACCGCTCGCCTCGCTGGCGCGCCGGGTCGATGAGGTCTCGAATGGTCAGGCGAGGTTCCGGTTCGAGATCCACGATTTCAGCCCCAACTCGGCGACTATCATGAATCCCGCCCTGCATGTATATGATCATGGCGGCTATTGGGCGAATCCAGAGCAAACGAATTATTACGTCAACCTGATCCATGCGAACGCGGGGTAG
- a CDS encoding IS1 family transposase: MNHCPTCNTTKIVKNGFNATGKQNHLCRECGRQFVIDPLVSAISEETKSLIDRLLLERIALAGIARVANVSESWLQIYVNQKYEGVPRQLNVPKLSDFRLVVECDELWSFVLKKDEKQWVWIAKDRDSGYVVGLYIGSRGIKGAQGLWNSLPRDYQELADFYTDFWEAYQSVFPEFRHYAVGKESGKTNHIERYNCTLRQRISRLVRKALSFSKKLENHIGAIWHFVHHYNSTLSVKAHS, translated from the coding sequence ATGAATCACTGCCCAACTTGCAACACCACCAAGATCGTGAAGAATGGATTTAATGCAACCGGAAAGCAAAACCATCTTTGTCGGGAATGTGGCCGTCAATTCGTGATTGACCCCTTAGTTTCAGCGATTTCTGAAGAGACCAAATCGCTGATCGATCGACTGCTTCTTGAACGGATTGCGCTTGCTGGTATCGCGCGTGTTGCAAATGTCTCTGAATCCTGGTTGCAAATCTATGTCAATCAAAAATACGAGGGCGTTCCGCGCCAATTAAACGTGCCAAAGTTGTCTGATTTTCGACTGGTTGTCGAGTGCGACGAACTGTGGTCATTTGTTTTGAAAAAAGATGAAAAACAATGGGTTTGGATCGCGAAAGATCGTGACTCTGGATATGTTGTCGGACTTTATATCGGATCTCGTGGCATTAAGGGTGCGCAAGGATTATGGAATTCATTGCCACGCGATTATCAAGAATTGGCCGATTTCTACACCGATTTTTGGGAAGCTTATCAATCCGTTTTTCCAGAATTCCGTCATTACGCTGTCGGTAAGGAATCGGGAAAGACAAATCATATCGAACGATACAACTGCACACTCAGGCAACGTATTTCCAGGCTCGTACGAAAAGCACTTTCTTTCTCAAAAAAGCTTGAGAACCATATTGGAGCTATTTGGCATTTTGTCCATCATTATAATAGCACTCTCTCAGTTAAAGCTCATTCGTGA
- a CDS encoding restriction endonuclease produces the protein MEELTTPPLQKRKRRKTPLPPPDMGAHRRNARKASDKLKSGERLSDEELISLFKADYIENEKLEKVISLYGQDESLKLFAGFDWSRKKRLVEIQSRIICLNIELELIEYFKKHPEQLYTISPRKFEEFVAAVFRNHGFEVQLTPETRDGGMDIIAVHKSPLTGSTVSLIECKRYTPDNKVGIGVVQRLLGNVIQQEAHKGVVVTTSFFTRDAIAVSKQSRNILTLSDYSSIMSWLTSV, from the coding sequence ATGGAAGAACTGACAACACCACCCTTACAGAAGAGAAAAAGGAGAAAGACTCCGTTACCCCCTCCAGATATGGGTGCGCATAGGAGGAATGCCCGCAAAGCCTCTGATAAGCTGAAAAGCGGGGAACGCCTCTCAGACGAAGAACTTATTTCTCTCTTCAAAGCAGACTATATCGAAAATGAAAAATTAGAAAAAGTAATATCATTATATGGCCAAGATGAATCATTAAAACTCTTTGCGGGTTTTGACTGGAGCAGAAAAAAAAGGCTAGTCGAAATTCAATCAAGAATAATTTGCCTAAACATTGAACTAGAGCTTATCGAATATTTCAAAAAGCATCCAGAACAATTATATACAATATCGCCTAGAAAGTTCGAAGAGTTCGTTGCAGCCGTATTCCGAAATCATGGCTTTGAGGTTCAGCTAACACCCGAAACAAGGGATGGTGGCATGGATATTATAGCGGTCCATAAATCTCCTTTAACTGGAAGCACCGTAAGCTTGATTGAATGCAAAAGATATACCCCTGATAACAAGGTTGGGATAGGAGTTGTTCAAAGGCTTTTGGGAAATGTAATACAACAAGAAGCCCATAAAGGCGTGGTAGTAACCACCTCATTTTTCACTAGAGATGCCATTGCTGTATCAAAACAATCAAGAAACATACTGACTTTAAGTGATTACTCTTCCATCATGTCATGGTTAACGTCAGTATAA
- a CDS encoding ATP-binding protein, with protein MARPPCRRRLLPAHLDTLAGRILALLIGMSLVLILGGGLILQDERKDRFEERNLAYLIDDVTTLVWLLQDASTDERARVIERFSRTGDQIDVTAAPSLGLNWPWRHAVEHVIHHKLRSALGIEDRESLRVRVEIDERRGDTEAKRPEPPPDVHPSHQDNRPTAGIDGRLQDREETQPSPSMDPRQLRENIRTHDVKAIVICARLRDGDWVNFRTTRIDQPPPWAGKTLQLLGLLLVAAIGTGLFIARKTARSMADLAEAAHRFGHGEDPPRLREHGPREVRETIRAINQMQERLHKHIQDRSRLLAAVSHDLRTPITILRLRAEYIDDTDMREKTLATLEEMEAILSATLGFARDEAADEAARSTDLAALVQTLVDDHVDLGGEVAYEGPERLVARCRPVSLKRAISNLIDNAVKYGGRVRVTVREEPGSRVIQIDDAGPGIPDAQIEKVFEPFFRLEASRSRETGGTGLGLAVARTIVHAHGGMLRLTNRPEGGLRVSIRLPEQEK; from the coding sequence ATGGCTAGACCGCCGTGTCGCCGCCGCCTGCTTCCAGCGCACCTCGATACCTTGGCCGGCCGGATTCTGGCGCTTCTGATCGGCATGTCCCTGGTGCTGATCCTGGGTGGCGGGCTCATCCTTCAGGACGAGCGCAAGGACCGCTTCGAGGAGCGTAACCTGGCCTATTTGATCGATGATGTCACCACGCTCGTCTGGCTTTTGCAGGATGCCAGCACGGACGAGCGCGCCCGCGTCATCGAGCGCTTCTCGCGTACCGGGGACCAGATCGACGTCACCGCGGCCCCCAGTCTCGGGCTCAACTGGCCCTGGCGTCATGCCGTCGAGCATGTCATCCACCACAAGCTGCGCAGCGCCCTCGGAATCGAGGATCGCGAGTCCCTGCGCGTCCGCGTGGAGATCGACGAACGTCGCGGAGACACGGAAGCGAAGCGGCCCGAGCCGCCCCCGGACGTCCATCCATCACATCAAGACAACCGCCCGACAGCGGGCATCGATGGGCGCCTTCAAGATCGTGAGGAGACGCAACCCTCGCCATCGATGGACCCTCGCCAGCTTCGCGAGAACATCCGCACGCACGACGTCAAGGCCATCGTCATCTGCGCACGCCTGCGTGACGGCGACTGGGTCAACTTCCGCACGACCCGCATCGACCAGCCGCCGCCCTGGGCCGGCAAGACCCTGCAACTCCTGGGACTACTGTTGGTCGCGGCGATCGGCACCGGGCTCTTCATCGCCCGCAAGACGGCGCGCTCCATGGCCGATCTGGCCGAGGCGGCCCATCGCTTCGGACATGGAGAAGATCCGCCGCGCCTGCGCGAGCACGGCCCGCGCGAGGTTCGCGAGACCATCCGCGCCATCAATCAGATGCAGGAGCGTCTGCACAAGCACATCCAGGATCGCTCGCGCCTCCTGGCCGCCGTCTCGCACGACCTGCGCACCCCGATCACGATCCTACGGCTACGCGCCGAGTACATCGACGACACCGACATGCGCGAGAAGACGCTCGCGACGCTGGAGGAGATGGAGGCTATCCTATCCGCCACGCTCGGCTTTGCGCGCGACGAGGCCGCGGACGAGGCCGCCCGTTCGACCGATCTCGCGGCCCTGGTACAGACCCTGGTCGATGATCACGTGGATCTCGGCGGCGAAGTCGCCTATGAAGGTCCGGAACGGCTCGTCGCCCGTTGCCGGCCCGTCTCGCTGAAACGCGCCATCTCCAATCTGATCGACAACGCGGTCAAGTATGGCGGTCGCGTGCGAGTGACCGTGCGCGAGGAGCCTGGCAGCCGCGTCATCCAGATCGACGACGCCGGCCCCGGTATCCCCGACGCGCAGATCGAGAAGGTCTTCGAGCCCTTTTTCCGTCTCGAAGCCTCGCGCAGCCGCGAGACCGGCGGCACGGGACTTGGACTGGCCGTGGCCCGAACCATCGTGCACGCTCACGGCGGCATGTTGCGACTGACCAACCGGCCGGAGGGTGGCCTGCGGGTCTCGATTCGACTGCCTGAACAGGAAAAATAG
- a CDS encoding DUF4160 domain-containing protein — MHVHVVSGEGEAKFWLDPDIELARNHKYSGKKLKQIESLVEVNYNELVSAWQQHFKCGSH; from the coding sequence ATGCATGTCCATGTCGTATCTGGTGAGGGAGAAGCTAAATTTTGGCTTGACCCTGACATTGAGCTTGCAAGGAATCACAAATATTCAGGAAAAAAACTAAAGCAAATAGAGTCACTCGTCGAGGTCAATTACAATGAGCTTGTTAGCGCATGGCAACAGCATTTCAAATGTGGAAGTCACTAA
- a CDS encoding 2-oxoglutarate dehydrogenase E1 component produces MSAILELFRSSGALYGGNADFIEDLYERYLADPESIDLAWRVRFDDMCQPAANEAAETPHGPVRENFMRLAQESRSRARARSTEHLEPAAAEKQSAVLGLITGYRYRGHQVANLDPIHLRETPRIADLDPAYHNLEPNDLDLVFHTGSLYAPDRMPLREIVAMVEQTYCGTVGSEYMHITSTPERRWIQKRLEGYRATPELDDADRRWLLTLLTAAEGFEKYLHQRYVGQKRFSLEGGDALIPMLDELIQRAGRKGQQEIVIGMAHRGRLNVLTNLFGKPPTDIFDEFEGRVHMDWRKMAGDVKYHMGFATDIETPGGIVHLVLGFNPSHLEIINPVIEGSVRARQRRRLDRAGNLVLPVLIHGDAAFAGQGVVMETLQLSQTRSYSTGGTVHIVINNQIGFTTSHPLDARSSAYCTDVGKLVQAPVFHVNGDDPEAVIFVTRMALDFRNQFHKDVIIDLVCYRRLGHNEADEPAVTQPMMYAKIRNHPTPRAVYADRLVAGGVIEKDAVDAMIADYRDSLEQGVVVARPVLCGLDHLYRVDWGFCRGTDWDQDLDTGVPLAKLQALTEAMLRLPEGFALHPRVEKLWDERRKMGQGDQLLNWGFAENLAYATLLDAGIPVRLSGQDVGRGTFVHRHAKIHDQLTGDSYTPLQHLSDTQGAFIAIDSILSEEAVLGYEYGFATAEPTALTLWEAQFGDFANGAQVVIDQFITSAGTKWGLCCGLVMLLPHGLEGQGAEHSSARIERFLQLSAEHNIQVCVPTTPAQMFHLLRRQMVRDYRKPLIVMTPKSLLRHRLAVSSLDELAGGQFQTIIPEIDPIDPAGVERLIFCCGKVYFDLLEARRARSLTNAAIIRLEQLYPFPSEPFAAAIDHYGATEEIVWCQEEPQNQGAWDQIKHRFHNLIQMGKRPYYVGRASSAAPAVGHRAAHVEQHERLIDEALTGQFNPKMNKRIPPQ; encoded by the coding sequence ATGAGCGCAATCCTAGAATTGTTTCGGAGTTCCGGCGCCTTGTATGGCGGTAACGCGGATTTCATCGAGGATCTGTACGAGCGCTATCTCGCCGATCCCGAAAGCATCGACCTGGCCTGGCGGGTTCGTTTCGACGACATGTGCCAACCGGCCGCGAACGAGGCCGCCGAAACCCCGCATGGTCCGGTCCGCGAGAACTTCATGCGCCTGGCGCAGGAGAGCCGCTCGCGTGCCCGCGCCCGCTCGACCGAGCATCTCGAACCCGCCGCCGCCGAGAAGCAGTCCGCGGTGCTGGGCCTGATCACCGGCTATCGCTACCGCGGCCATCAGGTCGCCAACCTGGATCCCATCCATCTGCGCGAGACGCCCCGGATCGCCGACCTGGATCCGGCCTATCACAACCTGGAACCGAACGATCTCGACCTGGTCTTCCACACCGGTTCGCTCTACGCCCCCGACCGCATGCCGCTGCGCGAGATCGTCGCGATGGTCGAGCAGACCTACTGCGGCACGGTCGGCTCCGAGTATATGCACATCACCAGCACCCCGGAGCGGCGCTGGATCCAGAAGCGCCTCGAAGGCTATCGCGCCACGCCCGAACTGGACGACGCCGATCGCCGCTGGCTGCTGACCCTGCTGACCGCCGCCGAGGGCTTCGAGAAATATCTGCACCAGCGCTACGTGGGCCAGAAACGCTTCTCGCTGGAGGGCGGCGACGCGCTCATCCCCATGCTCGACGAGCTGATCCAGCGCGCCGGGCGCAAGGGTCAGCAGGAGATCGTCATCGGCATGGCGCATCGCGGACGCCTGAATGTGCTGACCAACCTCTTCGGCAAGCCGCCCACCGACATCTTCGACGAGTTCGAGGGCCGGGTTCACATGGACTGGCGCAAGATGGCCGGCGATGTCAAATACCACATGGGCTTCGCCACCGACATCGAGACCCCTGGCGGCATCGTCCATCTGGTGCTGGGCTTCAACCCCTCGCACCTGGAGATCATCAACCCGGTCATCGAGGGTTCGGTGCGCGCCCGCCAGCGCCGCCGGCTCGACCGCGCGGGGAATCTGGTTCTGCCGGTGCTGATCCACGGCGACGCGGCCTTCGCCGGCCAGGGCGTGGTGATGGAGACCCTGCAACTCTCGCAGACCCGCAGTTATTCGACCGGCGGCACGGTCCACATCGTCATCAACAACCAGATCGGCTTCACCACCAGCCACCCGCTGGACGCGCGCTCCAGCGCCTATTGCACCGATGTCGGAAAGCTGGTTCAGGCGCCCGTGTTTCACGTCAACGGCGACGACCCGGAGGCGGTGATCTTCGTCACCCGCATGGCGCTGGATTTCCGTAACCAGTTCCACAAGGATGTCATCATCGATCTGGTCTGTTATCGCCGTCTCGGTCATAACGAGGCCGACGAACCGGCCGTGACCCAGCCGATGATGTACGCCAAGATCCGCAACCATCCGACCCCGCGCGCCGTTTATGCCGACCGGCTCGTCGCCGGGGGCGTCATCGAGAAAGACGCGGTGGACGCCATGATCGCCGACTACCGCGATTCGCTCGAACAGGGCGTGGTGGTCGCGCGCCCGGTGCTCTGCGGGCTCGATCATCTCTATCGGGTCGACTGGGGCTTCTGCCGGGGCACCGACTGGGATCAGGATCTGGACACCGGCGTCCCGCTCGCCAAACTCCAGGCGCTCACCGAAGCCATGCTGCGGCTGCCCGAGGGCTTCGCGCTCCATCCGCGCGTCGAAAAACTGTGGGACGAGCGGCGCAAGATGGGCCAGGGCGATCAACTCTTGAACTGGGGCTTCGCCGAGAATCTGGCCTATGCGACCTTGCTCGACGCCGGCATCCCGGTGCGTCTATCCGGGCAGGACGTGGGGCGTGGCACCTTTGTCCACCGTCACGCCAAGATCCACGATCAACTGACCGGCGACTCCTATACCCCACTTCAGCATCTGAGCGACACTCAAGGTGCCTTCATCGCCATCGACTCCATCCTCTCCGAGGAGGCCGTTCTCGGCTACGAATACGGCTTCGCCACCGCCGAGCCCACCGCGCTCACTTTGTGGGAGGCGCAGTTTGGCGATTTCGCCAACGGCGCGCAGGTGGTCATCGACCAGTTCATCACCTCCGCCGGAACCAAATGGGGTCTGTGCTGCGGGCTGGTCATGCTGCTACCGCACGGTCTCGAAGGTCAGGGCGCGGAACATTCCTCGGCGCGCATCGAACGCTTCCTACAACTCAGTGCCGAGCACAACATCCAGGTCTGCGTCCCCACCACACCGGCGCAGATGTTCCATCTGCTGCGTCGCCAGATGGTGCGCGACTACCGTAAACCGCTGATCGTGATGACGCCCAAAAGCCTGCTGCGGCATCGTCTGGCGGTCTCCTCGCTGGACGAACTCGCTGGCGGACAATTTCAGACGATCATCCCGGAGATCGATCCCATCGACCCCGCCGGGGTGGAACGGCTGATCTTCTGCTGCGGCAAGGTCTATTTCGATCTGTTGGAGGCCAGACGCGCCCGCAGTCTGACCAATGCGGCCATCATCCGACTCGAACAGCTCTATCCCTTTCCCAGCGAACCGTTCGCCGCTGCGATCGATCATTACGGCGCGACCGAGGAAATCGTCTGGTGCCAGGAAGAGCCACAGAACCAGGGCGCCTGGGACCAGATCAAGCATCGCTTCCACAATCTGATCCAGATGGGCAAACGCCCCTATTATGTCGGACGCGCCAGTTCCGCGGCCCCCGCCGTCGGGCATCGCGCCGCCCATGTCGAGCAGCACGAACGGCTGATCGACGAAGCCCTGACCGGCCAATTCAACCCGAAAATGAACAAAAGGATCCCCCCGCAATGA
- the odhB gene encoding 2-oxoglutarate dehydrogenase complex dihydrolipoyllysine-residue succinyltransferase codes for MSREVRVPALPESVADATVAAWHKQPGDQVREGENLVDLETDKVVLEVPSPVDGVLGAIQAREGDLVQADAVLGLIESGARKAPGTPRPSVTSPSSRAPLESVAPMNSPPQRPRPGQVIAPAARRLVKEMNLDPQQIPGSGKDGRIQKTDVVQWLDEREQAAPEHDPDALNLSEAPAPSLTGEAGRPEQRVPMTRLRARIAERLVQAQQNAALLTTFNEVNLKTVLELREKYKGLFETRYGTRLGFMSFFVKAAVDALQRFPAINASVDGDDIVYHGYFDIGIAVSSPRGLVVPTLRNCDQLSMSDIEQGIADFGQKAKDGSLSYEELTGGTFSITNGGVFGSLLSTPILNPPQSAILGMHKIQERPIVENGQIVIAPMMYLALTYDHRIIDGREAVQFLVAIKEILEDPARLLLRV; via the coding sequence ATGAGCCGCGAAGTCCGCGTCCCCGCACTCCCCGAATCCGTCGCCGACGCCACCGTCGCGGCCTGGCACAAACAACCCGGCGACCAGGTCCGGGAGGGCGAGAATCTGGTCGATCTCGAAACCGACAAGGTCGTGCTGGAGGTGCCCTCCCCCGTGGACGGCGTGCTCGGCGCGATCCAGGCCCGCGAGGGCGATCTCGTGCAGGCCGACGCCGTGCTCGGGCTCATCGAGTCCGGCGCGCGCAAGGCGCCCGGCACGCCGCGTCCCAGCGTCACGTCGCCTTCCAGCCGGGCGCCGCTCGAATCCGTCGCCCCCATGAATTCGCCGCCCCAGCGACCGCGCCCTGGGCAGGTAATCGCCCCCGCCGCCCGCCGGCTGGTCAAGGAGATGAACCTGGACCCTCAGCAGATCCCCGGCAGCGGCAAGGATGGCCGGATCCAGAAGACCGACGTGGTGCAGTGGCTGGACGAGCGCGAACAGGCGGCGCCCGAGCACGACCCGGACGCGCTCAATCTCAGCGAAGCGCCCGCCCCCAGTCTGACCGGCGAGGCCGGACGCCCAGAACAGCGGGTGCCCATGACCCGTCTGCGCGCGCGCATCGCCGAGCGGTTGGTCCAGGCGCAGCAAAACGCCGCCCTGCTGACCACCTTCAACGAGGTCAACCTCAAGACGGTGCTGGAACTGCGCGAGAAGTACAAAGGACTGTTCGAGACCCGTTACGGCACGCGTCTGGGCTTCATGTCCTTCTTCGTCAAGGCGGCGGTGGACGCGCTCCAGCGCTTCCCCGCCATCAACGCCTCGGTGGACGGCGACGACATCGTCTATCACGGCTATTTCGACATCGGCATCGCCGTCAGCTCCCCGCGCGGACTGGTCGTGCCCACCCTGCGCAACTGCGACCAGTTGAGCATGTCCGACATCGAACAGGGCATCGCCGACTTTGGCCAGAAGGCGAAAGACGGCAGCCTGAGCTACGAGGAACTCACCGGCGGCACCTTTTCCATCACCAACGGCGGCGTCTTCGGCTCGCTGCTCTCGACGCCCATCCTCAACCCGCCGCAAAGCGCGATTCTAGGGATGCACAAGATCCAGGAGCGTCCCATCGTGGAGAATGGCCAGATCGTCATCGCCCCCATGATGTATCTGGCCCTGACCTATGATCATCGGATCATCGACGGACGCGAGGCGGTGCAATTTCTGGTCGCGATCAAGGAGATTCTGGAAGATCCGGCAAGGTTGCTGTTGCGGGTGTAG
- a CDS encoding NRDE family protein, producing MPIMILRRPGHPWPVLLAARRDAMAARVSLPPARHWPDRPEAIATLDPQTEGSWLGLNDHGVVAALLERAEMPDGESGQRSRGELVLEALDHAEASEAAGALADLHPDAYRPFNLLVADPRAAYWIRHGDDGRMRVQPIPPGVHLLAETELDDPAHPWIAAYLSRFKAAAVPDPERGDWSGWRDALANLDGVRSSALIALPAFPGFNSQPIWLQAEGGSERDVLREIWRAPL from the coding sequence ATGCCGATCATGATTCTACGCCGCCCCGGTCATCCCTGGCCGGTTCTGTTGGCCGCTCGCCGCGACGCAATGGCTGCGCGCGTCTCGCTGCCGCCTGCCCGCCACTGGCCTGATCGTCCCGAGGCGATCGCGACTCTCGATCCGCAAACCGAAGGAAGCTGGCTTGGTCTGAACGATCACGGCGTGGTGGCCGCGCTGCTGGAACGCGCGGAGATGCCGGATGGCGAATCGGGCCAGCGCAGCCGCGGCGAGCTGGTGCTGGAGGCGCTGGACCATGCCGAGGCCAGCGAGGCGGCCGGCGCGCTCGCCGATCTGCATCCTGACGCCTATCGGCCGTTCAATCTGCTTGTGGCCGATCCCCGCGCGGCCTATTGGATCCGTCATGGCGATGACGGCCGGATGCGCGTCCAGCCGATTCCGCCCGGCGTGCATCTGCTGGCCGAGACCGAATTGGACGATCCCGCTCATCCATGGATCGCAGCCTATCTTTCCCGGTTCAAGGCGGCGGCGGTGCCGGACCCGGAGCGGGGCGATTGGTCGGGCTGGCGGGATGCGCTCGCGAATCTCGATGGCGTGCGCTCAAGCGCATTGATCGCGCTCCCCGCCTTTCCCGGATTCAACAGCCAGCCCATCTGGCTCCAGGCCGAGGGCGGTTCGGAGCGGGATGTGTTGCGGGAGATTTGGCGCGCGCCGTTGTAA